From a region of the Catalinimonas alkaloidigena genome:
- a CDS encoding bile acid:sodium symporter family protein, whose translation MILFRKICLGLAAAALLLLVVGLFMAQPALWQPAAVALSVGLSVGLGAIPALQGYQYTAWIITAVVAGMLYPAAFLHWGDFDLRNPWLILLVVQLVMFGMGIQMSLRDFAGLATTGRGVLVGLLCQFSIMPVVGFLLTKVFQFEPEIAAGVVLIGACSSGLASNVMVYLARANLVLSVTVTAMATLAAPLMTPLMMKLLAGTLVEVRLLDMMMQIVKIVLVPIGAALLHDYLKTASRQGERRVLIITAACLVWLILLPMGTWAWLQAHLPAAVLQSVEILGFFAGAVAVGGGYHYLTQRLPQLDRWMPYLSMFGIVYFTTVTTAAGRENLLQVGFILFLAAVLHNAAGYVLGYWLSRALGLDRNSARSMALEVGLQNGGMASGLAGAMGKLGTVGLAAAVFSPWMNISGSILANYWRRHPVKGAPLPDEKKPQPAKAVS comes from the coding sequence ATGATCCTGTTCCGGAAAATCTGCCTGGGTCTTGCCGCTGCGGCATTGCTGCTGTTGGTAGTGGGGTTGTTCATGGCTCAGCCTGCGCTGTGGCAACCGGCGGCGGTGGCGTTGTCTGTCGGCCTGTCGGTCGGGCTCGGAGCGATTCCGGCGTTGCAGGGCTATCAGTACACCGCCTGGATCATCACGGCCGTGGTGGCGGGCATGCTCTACCCGGCGGCTTTTTTGCACTGGGGCGACTTCGACCTGCGCAACCCGTGGCTGATTTTGCTGGTCGTCCAACTGGTCATGTTCGGAATGGGCATCCAGATGAGCCTCCGCGATTTTGCCGGGCTGGCGACGACCGGGCGCGGCGTGCTGGTAGGACTGCTCTGTCAGTTTTCGATCATGCCGGTGGTCGGTTTCCTGCTGACGAAGGTGTTTCAGTTCGAGCCGGAAATTGCCGCCGGGGTGGTGCTGATCGGGGCGTGCTCCAGCGGACTGGCGTCCAACGTGATGGTTTACCTGGCACGAGCCAATCTGGTGTTGTCGGTGACCGTCACGGCAATGGCAACGCTGGCGGCTCCGCTGATGACGCCGCTGATGATGAAACTGCTGGCGGGCACGCTCGTCGAGGTGCGTTTGCTGGACATGATGATGCAGATCGTCAAAATCGTGCTCGTTCCCATCGGGGCGGCCCTGTTGCACGATTACCTCAAAACCGCTTCCCGACAAGGAGAACGCCGGGTGCTGATTATCACGGCGGCCTGTCTGGTCTGGCTCATCCTGCTTCCCATGGGCACTTGGGCATGGCTGCAGGCGCATCTGCCCGCGGCGGTTTTGCAATCAGTCGAAATTCTGGGCTTCTTTGCCGGTGCAGTGGCGGTGGGGGGCGGTTACCATTACCTGACCCAACGTCTGCCGCAGCTCGATCGGTGGATGCCTTATCTCTCGATGTTCGGCATTGTCTATTTCACGACGGTTACTACGGCCGCCGGTCGCGAAAACCTCTTGCAGGTGGGCTTCATCCTCTTTCTGGCGGCGGTCTTGCACAACGCCGCCGGGTACGTGCTGGGGTACTGGCTGAGCCGCGCCCTGGGGCTGGACCGAAACTCAGCCCGCTCAATGGCGCTGGAAGTGGGATTGCAAAACGGTGGCATGGCCTCCGGCTTGGCCGGGGCGATGGGCAAACTCGGCACCGTCGGCCTGGCCGCGGCGGTGTTCAGTCCCTGGATGAACATCTCCGGTTCCATCCTGGCGAACTACTGGCGACGCCATCCCGTGAAAGGGGCACCGCTTCCGGACGAAAAAAAGCCGCAACCCGCCAAAGCAGTGAGTTAG
- a CDS encoding SulP family inorganic anion transporter — translation MKQYLRLFDLRQPVNYKTEILSGLTVALALVPEAVAFALIAGVSPLVGLYAAFVMGLVTSVLGGRPGMISGATGAVAVVLISLVKDHGVEYVFATVILAGLLQIAAGLLRLGKFIRLVPHSVMFGFVNGLAIVIFLAQLVQFKTVDASGELRWMSGPDLWIMLGLVGLTMLIIWGLPRLTKAFPASLAAILVVSAIAIGLGINTRTVGDIASIQGGFPPFHLPAIPFTLESLWIVLPYAAIVAGVGLIESLLTLNLIDEITETRGRGNKECVAQGLANLTSGLFSGMGGCAMIGQSLINISSGARARLSGVFAAVMLLLFIMFGAPLIEQLPMAALTGVMIMVAIGTFEWASLKTFGRMPLHDVLVMVVVAAVTVFLHNLALAVLIGVIISALVFAWENAKRIRARKYVDAQGVKHYEMYGPLFFGSVAAFTEKFDVPGDPSEVVIDFSESRVVDMSGLEALNRITERYQKAGKTLHLKHLSPDCRKLLKDAEKLVEVNIIEDPTYHVAVDHV, via the coding sequence ATGAAGCAATACCTTCGCTTGTTTGACCTCCGTCAGCCTGTCAACTACAAGACCGAAATTCTCTCGGGACTTACCGTCGCCCTGGCCCTGGTGCCCGAAGCGGTGGCATTCGCCTTGATTGCGGGCGTATCGCCGCTGGTGGGACTGTATGCGGCCTTTGTCATGGGACTGGTCACGTCTGTGCTGGGCGGACGCCCCGGCATGATTTCCGGAGCCACCGGGGCCGTTGCCGTCGTGCTGATCAGTCTGGTGAAAGACCACGGTGTGGAGTACGTCTTCGCCACGGTGATTCTGGCGGGTCTGCTGCAGATCGCAGCGGGTTTGCTGCGGCTGGGCAAGTTCATCCGGCTGGTACCGCACTCGGTCATGTTCGGGTTCGTCAACGGACTCGCCATCGTGATTTTCCTGGCGCAGCTGGTTCAGTTCAAGACCGTAGATGCTAGCGGCGAACTCCGTTGGATGAGCGGTCCGGACCTCTGGATCATGCTCGGGCTGGTCGGCCTGACCATGCTGATTATCTGGGGGTTACCCCGCCTGACCAAAGCCTTTCCGGCGTCGCTGGCGGCCATTCTGGTCGTATCGGCAATTGCCATTGGGTTGGGCATCAACACCCGCACGGTGGGCGACATAGCCTCCATTCAGGGTGGATTTCCGCCGTTTCACCTGCCGGCCATTCCGTTCACCCTGGAGTCGCTCTGGATCGTGCTGCCGTACGCGGCCATTGTGGCGGGCGTGGGCTTGATCGAAAGTCTGCTGACGCTCAACCTGATCGACGAGATTACCGAGACGCGGGGGCGCGGCAACAAAGAGTGCGTGGCGCAAGGCCTCGCCAACCTCACCTCAGGTCTCTTCTCGGGTATGGGGGGGTGTGCCATGATCGGCCAGAGTCTGATCAACATCTCGTCGGGCGCGCGGGCGCGGCTATCGGGTGTCTTTGCGGCGGTTATGCTGCTGCTGTTTATCATGTTTGGGGCACCCCTGATCGAGCAATTGCCCATGGCGGCCCTGACCGGCGTCATGATCATGGTCGCCATCGGCACCTTCGAATGGGCCAGCCTCAAAACCTTCGGGCGGATGCCGCTGCACGACGTGCTGGTGATGGTGGTGGTCGCAGCCGTGACCGTCTTCCTGCACAACCTGGCGCTGGCGGTGCTGATCGGCGTGATCATCTCGGCCCTGGTATTTGCCTGGGAAAACGCCAAGCGCATCCGGGCGCGCAAGTACGTCGATGCGCAGGGCGTGAAACATTATGAAATGTACGGACCGCTGTTTTTTGGTTCCGTAGCGGCTTTTACGGAGAAGTTCGACGTGCCGGGCGATCCGTCCGAAGTCGTCATCGATTTCAGTGAAAGCCGGGTGGTGGACATGTCGGGCCTGGAGGCGTTGAACCGCATCACCGAACGATACCAGAAGGCCGGAAAAACGCTTCACCTGAAGCACTTGAGCCCCGATTGCCGGAAGCTGCTGAAAGATGCCGAGAAACTGGTGGAAGTGAACATCATTGAAGATCCGACCTACCACGTGGCGGTCGATCACGTATAG
- a CDS encoding aminotransferase class IV, which translates to MNAVGYNFDVLTPDQLRLGPDNRAFAYGDSLFETMIFRKGEVRFWDDHWERLTQGIEALYMEAPAGFTATRVHTFIQTLLQHNQLASKRARIRLRVVRKPGGLYTPTHRDIDFWVETAAAPTTPPLPKQHVALSETVQLMASPWSRFKTGNALPYVMVGLERARRGLDELLLLDHGGYLSECTMANLFWIIEEQLYTPSLDTGCIAGVMRRQVLQRARAQGWTIREGRFRPDELQKATHVFSTNASGVVPLLAFAGASYSAALPASLLPD; encoded by the coding sequence ATGAACGCGGTGGGTTACAATTTCGACGTACTGACCCCGGATCAACTCCGGTTAGGCCCCGACAACCGTGCGTTTGCCTACGGCGACTCGTTGTTCGAAACCATGATTTTTCGGAAGGGCGAGGTCCGCTTCTGGGACGATCACTGGGAACGGCTGACACAGGGCATAGAGGCGCTTTACATGGAAGCCCCGGCGGGCTTTACCGCCACGCGTGTCCATACGTTCATTCAGACCTTACTACAGCACAACCAACTCGCGTCCAAACGGGCGCGCATCCGTCTGCGCGTCGTGCGCAAGCCCGGCGGTTTGTATACGCCCACCCACCGGGATATCGATTTTTGGGTCGAAACGGCCGCCGCCCCTACGACACCGCCGCTTCCGAAACAGCACGTAGCCCTCAGCGAAACGGTGCAGTTGATGGCTTCGCCGTGGTCGCGTTTTAAAACCGGCAACGCCCTGCCCTACGTCATGGTGGGTCTGGAACGCGCACGCCGGGGGCTGGACGAGTTGCTGCTGCTTGACCACGGCGGGTACCTGTCCGAATGCACGATGGCCAACCTGTTCTGGATCATCGAAGAGCAACTCTACACTCCCTCGCTCGACACTGGCTGCATTGCGGGCGTGATGCGCCGTCAGGTACTGCAACGGGCGCGTGCTCAGGGGTGGACCATTCGCGAAGGGCGGTTCCGTCCCGATGAGTTGCAGAAAGCAACGCACGTGTTCAGCACCAATGCCTCGGGTGTCGTACCACTGCTGGCGTTTGCGGGCGCCTCGTATTCTGCCGCACTGCCGGCTTCCCTCCTGCCCGATTGA
- a CDS encoding NAD-dependent epimerase/dehydratase family protein → MKRILLTGSAGFIGSHLAERLLRDGYAVTGVDNFDPFYPRAVKEDNLSALRDHPHFTFRELDLTQPNGLAQVTEPIDVVMHLAAKAGVRPSIENPLSYLDYNVSATNYLLEWMKEKQVRNFVFASSSSVYGNRKEIPFRETDNVDYPISPYAFSKKACELLNHTYHHLYGINTVNLRFFTVFGPRQRPDLAINKFVRQILNGQPLTMFGDGSTARDYTFVEDTVDGICRAIEYVQAQPKVFETFNLGNHKPTQLSELIHTLYELLGREPNIQQLPMQPGDVSITCASTEKAKELLGYEPSTSLREGLQKFIDWYHQKNHLYQSKAV, encoded by the coding sequence ATGAAACGTATTCTGTTAACCGGTTCCGCCGGATTTATTGGATCTCACCTCGCCGAACGCCTTCTCCGCGACGGCTATGCCGTCACGGGCGTCGATAATTTTGATCCTTTTTACCCACGTGCGGTCAAAGAAGACAACCTTAGCGCTTTACGCGATCATCCCCACTTCACGTTCCGGGAACTGGACCTGACGCAACCCAATGGGCTGGCGCAGGTAACCGAACCGATCGACGTCGTGATGCACTTGGCGGCCAAAGCCGGCGTACGTCCCTCCATCGAAAATCCGCTTTCGTACCTCGACTACAACGTGTCGGCCACGAACTATCTGCTGGAGTGGATGAAAGAAAAGCAGGTGCGCAACTTTGTTTTCGCATCGTCGTCGTCCGTCTACGGCAACCGGAAAGAAATTCCGTTTCGGGAGACCGATAACGTGGATTACCCCATTTCGCCCTACGCGTTTTCGAAGAAAGCCTGCGAGCTGCTGAACCATACGTACCATCACCTCTACGGCATCAATACCGTAAACCTGCGGTTCTTCACCGTATTTGGGCCACGGCAACGCCCCGATCTCGCCATCAATAAATTTGTTCGGCAGATTCTGAACGGCCAGCCCCTGACCATGTTCGGCGACGGCAGCACCGCCCGCGACTACACGTTTGTGGAAGATACGGTGGATGGCATTTGCCGCGCCATCGAGTACGTGCAAGCTCAGCCCAAGGTGTTCGAGACGTTCAACCTGGGGAACCACAAGCCGACCCAACTGTCTGAACTGATTCATACGCTGTACGAACTGCTGGGCCGCGAGCCGAACATCCAACAGTTGCCCATGCAGCCCGGCGACGTTTCGATTACCTGCGCGTCGACCGAAAAAGCGAAGGAGCTACTGGGCTACGAACCCAGCACGTCGCTACGCGAAGGCTTACAGAAATTTATCGACTGGTATCACCAGAAAAATCACCTGTATCAGTCAAAGGCCGTTTAA
- a CDS encoding NAD(P)H-dependent glycerol-3-phosphate dehydrogenase, with protein MPDSPVSMAMIGGGSWATAILKILSEQSVRIRWWLRDPKTVAHVQQYAHNPRYLSDVSLDRTKITPTTDLKEALSDADIVVLAVPAAFVEDALAGLGPADFRGKLVVSAIKGMIPESHCLVTDLLEDRYGVAERDLCIIAGPCHAEEVALERQSYLTLAGPDEAQAHRMADLMRCRYVSTATSPDLRGIEYAAVLKNVYAIACGICHGLGYGDNFQAILVANALREIGTFLDAVCPTHRNLNESAYVGDLLVTAYSQFSRNRTFGNMIGRGYSVKSAQFEMDMVAEGYYAVKSIHELIKRHRLVMPITQAVYRILYDRVSPNLEVTLLKNYLR; from the coding sequence TTGCCTGATTCACCCGTTTCAATGGCCATGATCGGTGGTGGAAGCTGGGCCACTGCCATCCTGAAAATTCTTTCGGAACAGTCGGTGCGCATCCGGTGGTGGTTGCGCGATCCGAAAACCGTAGCCCACGTCCAGCAGTATGCGCACAATCCGCGCTACCTGAGCGACGTTAGCCTGGATCGCACGAAGATTACCCCGACGACCGATCTGAAGGAGGCGCTGTCGGATGCCGACATCGTGGTACTGGCCGTCCCGGCAGCTTTTGTGGAAGATGCCCTGGCGGGGCTTGGTCCGGCCGATTTCCGAGGGAAACTGGTGGTATCGGCCATCAAGGGGATGATTCCCGAAAGCCACTGCCTCGTGACCGATTTGCTGGAAGACCGCTATGGTGTGGCGGAACGCGACCTGTGCATCATTGCGGGGCCGTGCCACGCGGAAGAGGTAGCGCTGGAGCGGCAATCGTACCTGACCCTGGCGGGACCTGACGAAGCGCAGGCGCACCGGATGGCCGACCTGATGCGGTGCCGCTACGTTTCGACGGCCACCTCGCCCGACCTGCGGGGCATCGAATACGCCGCGGTGCTGAAAAATGTGTACGCCATTGCCTGCGGGATTTGCCACGGCCTGGGCTACGGCGATAATTTTCAGGCCATTCTGGTCGCCAACGCGTTGCGCGAAATCGGGACGTTTCTGGACGCCGTCTGCCCGACGCATCGCAATCTGAACGAATCGGCCTACGTCGGCGACCTACTGGTGACGGCCTATTCGCAATTCAGCCGGAACCGCACGTTCGGGAACATGATCGGTCGCGGCTACAGCGTGAAATCGGCGCAGTTCGAAATGGACATGGTGGCGGAAGGCTACTACGCCGTCAAAAGCATCCACGAGTTGATCAAACGCCACCGGCTGGTGATGCCCATCACGCAGGCGGTCTACCGCATTCTGTACGACCGGGTGTCGCCAAACCTGGAAGTCACGCTGCTCAAGAACTACCTGCGATGA
- a CDS encoding class I SAM-dependent methyltransferase, producing the protein MTGNFDRIAPWYDGLAALVFGNRLRRAQAQFLHYIPPHSRVLVLGGGSGWLLEQVLRLHPAVSVVYLEASHAMLEAARQRTQPLAHQRVEFRQGTETDLHPQETFDVVLTFFVLDLFTNQALPTAMLRLYQALRPGGHWLFTDFDWPERRPAFWWEQGLIWGMYRFFGVVSEVCARQLPPYRAAFEALPLQCRASVQRGLLHSAVWQKVPAAIPS; encoded by the coding sequence ATGACCGGAAACTTCGATCGGATTGCGCCCTGGTACGATGGCCTCGCCGCGCTTGTGTTTGGCAATCGCCTTCGCCGTGCGCAGGCCCAGTTTCTTCACTACATTCCTCCGCACAGTCGCGTGCTGGTGCTGGGGGGCGGTTCGGGCTGGTTGCTGGAGCAAGTCCTGCGCCTGCATCCCGCGGTTTCGGTGGTGTACCTGGAAGCCTCGCACGCCATGCTGGAAGCCGCGCGTCAGCGCACCCAACCGCTGGCGCACCAACGCGTGGAGTTCCGGCAGGGTACCGAAACGGACCTGCATCCACAAGAGACGTTCGACGTTGTACTGACTTTTTTTGTGCTGGATTTGTTCACTAACCAGGCCCTTCCAACAGCCATGTTGCGCCTCTACCAGGCGCTCCGACCCGGCGGACACTGGCTCTTCACGGACTTCGATTGGCCGGAACGTCGCCCGGCGTTCTGGTGGGAACAGGGATTGATCTGGGGGATGTATCGCTTTTTCGGCGTGGTGAGTGAGGTCTGTGCCCGACAACTGCCGCCCTATCGCGCAGCCTTCGAAGCGCTGCCGCTGCAATGCCGGGCTTCGGTGCAACGCGGTCTGCTGCACAGCGCCGTCTGGCAGAAGGTTCCTGCGGCTATCCCCTCCTGA
- a CDS encoding thymidylate synthase, with the protein MQPYLQLLQRLIDEGTVKEDRTGTGTLSLFGYQMRFDLSEGFPLVTTKKIHLKSVIHELLWFLKGDTNIAYLKEHGVRIWDEWADEHGNLGPVYGKQWRSWEAPDGRVIDQIGQVVESIRRNPDSRRLIVSAWNPADIEQMKLPPCHALFQFYVANGKLSCQLYQRSADVFLGVPFNIASYALLTMMIAQVTDLGLGEFIWTGGDTHLYRNHLEQAQLQLSREPRPLPHMHLNPEVKDLFGFRYEDFRLENYDPHPTIKAPVAV; encoded by the coding sequence ATGCAGCCCTACTTACAACTACTTCAACGCCTGATCGACGAAGGAACGGTGAAAGAAGACCGGACCGGTACCGGCACGCTGAGCCTGTTCGGCTACCAGATGCGCTTCGATTTGTCAGAAGGCTTTCCGTTGGTGACCACCAAAAAAATTCACCTCAAGTCGGTGATTCACGAATTGTTGTGGTTCCTGAAAGGCGATACCAACATCGCCTACCTGAAAGAGCATGGCGTTCGGATCTGGGACGAATGGGCCGACGAACACGGCAACCTGGGACCGGTGTACGGCAAACAGTGGCGGAGTTGGGAAGCCCCCGACGGGCGTGTGATCGATCAGATCGGTCAGGTGGTGGAGAGCATTCGCCGGAATCCTGACTCGCGTCGCCTCATCGTTTCTGCGTGGAATCCTGCCGACATCGAGCAGATGAAGTTGCCGCCGTGCCACGCGCTTTTCCAGTTCTACGTCGCCAACGGCAAACTGTCGTGTCAGTTGTACCAGCGCTCGGCCGACGTGTTTCTCGGGGTGCCGTTCAACATCGCGTCGTATGCGCTGCTGACGATGATGATTGCGCAGGTGACTGACCTGGGCCTGGGCGAATTTATCTGGACGGGGGGCGACACGCATTTGTACCGCAACCACCTGGAGCAAGCTCAGCTGCAACTGAGTCGGGAGCCGCGTCCGCTGCCCCACATGCACCTGAACCCGGAGGTCAAAGACCTGTTTGGGTTCCGCTACGAAGATTTCCGGCTGGAGAATTACGATCCGCATCCGACCATCAAAGCGCCGGTAGCCGTCTAA
- a CDS encoding aspartate/glutamate racemase family protein, whose product MSKTLGLIHTSATLVPVFQQLCQEWLPDVKVFNIVDDSLIKDVIAKGTLTAATARRVVDYVGSAEAAGADQILVTCSSIGAAVETAAGLSGVPVLRVDQPMVDLAVQTGSKIGVIATLPTTLEPTSDLVRRRAAVAGKAIELTSRLCEGAFEALMSGDAAKHDQMVGDALRELAQEVDVILLAQASMARVVDTLAEADKRVPILASPPQAIKHLATVLS is encoded by the coding sequence ATGTCCAAAACCCTAGGTTTGATTCATACATCCGCGACGCTGGTTCCGGTATTTCAACAGCTCTGCCAGGAATGGTTGCCCGACGTCAAGGTCTTCAACATCGTAGACGACAGCCTGATCAAAGATGTAATCGCGAAGGGCACGCTTACGGCGGCGACCGCCCGGCGCGTGGTCGACTACGTCGGTTCGGCCGAAGCGGCCGGAGCCGATCAGATTCTGGTCACCTGCTCGTCCATCGGGGCGGCAGTCGAAACGGCGGCGGGTCTTTCCGGCGTTCCGGTGCTGCGCGTCGACCAGCCCATGGTCGATCTGGCGGTACAGACCGGTAGCAAAATCGGCGTCATCGCAACCCTGCCGACCACCCTGGAGCCGACCAGCGATCTGGTGCGGCGGCGGGCTGCCGTGGCCGGTAAAGCGATTGAACTCACTTCCCGCCTTTGTGAAGGGGCCTTCGAGGCGCTGATGAGCGGCGACGCGGCGAAACACGACCAAATGGTAGGCGATGCCCTGCGGGAACTGGCGCAGGAAGTGGACGTCATTCTGCTGGCGCAGGCGTCCATGGCACGGGTCGTCGACACGCTTGCCGAAGCCGACAAGCGCGTACCGATTCTGGCCAGTCCGCCGCAGGCGATCAAACACCTGGCGACGGTGCTCTCATGA
- a CDS encoding four-carbon acid sugar kinase family protein → MSERPHNLLLAFYGDDFTGSTDALEFLSRAGAKTALFIEPPTPEQLARYDGLRAIGVAGMTRSLAPAQMEATLRPAFRQLRQLGAPHVHYKVCSTFDSSPTIGSIGRAIDVGADVFQAPFVPLLVAAPPLGRYCAFGNLFARMGIGSTGTIHRLDRHPSMRKHPVTPADESDLRLHLGRQTDKCIGLFDLLHIALPEPEARSALDQLMQQGAEVVLFDAMYASQLAGIGRLIDRYASPQAPLFSVGSSGIEMALGAHWQQAEQLQPQTAWADPGRAEPLLVASGSCSPVTSGQIAWALSQGFREVVLDTAALAARPDDAALLDGYASTITEQVNDGRHVILHTNGGENASATNEIFAQQGLDASALRERTAQLYGTALGTILRNVVARTGVQRLVVAGGDTSSFAARALGIEAVEMIAPLSPGAPLCRAYAPNSPVDGREVNFKGGQVGREDYFGTVLEGKQPALHPTHS, encoded by the coding sequence ATGAGCGAACGGCCCCACAATTTACTGCTGGCCTTTTACGGCGACGACTTCACCGGTTCGACCGACGCATTGGAGTTTCTGAGCCGGGCCGGAGCGAAAACCGCGCTCTTCATTGAGCCGCCCACGCCCGAGCAACTGGCGCGCTACGACGGCCTGCGGGCCATCGGGGTGGCGGGCATGACTCGCTCACTGGCCCCTGCCCAAATGGAAGCGACGTTGCGTCCGGCGTTCAGGCAGTTGCGGCAGTTGGGGGCTCCGCACGTGCATTATAAAGTATGCTCCACGTTTGACTCCTCGCCGACCATCGGCAGTATCGGGCGAGCCATCGACGTGGGCGCGGACGTCTTTCAGGCTCCGTTTGTTCCGCTGCTGGTAGCCGCACCGCCGCTGGGTCGGTATTGTGCGTTTGGCAACCTGTTTGCCCGCATGGGCATCGGCAGTACGGGTACCATTCACCGGCTCGACCGCCATCCGTCGATGCGTAAGCATCCGGTTACACCCGCCGACGAAAGTGACCTGCGGCTGCACCTGGGCCGACAGACCGACAAATGCATTGGCCTTTTTGACCTGTTACACATCGCGCTACCCGAACCAGAAGCCCGATCAGCACTCGACCAGCTGATGCAACAAGGGGCTGAGGTGGTCTTGTTCGATGCCATGTACGCGTCTCAACTGGCGGGCATCGGTCGTCTGATTGACCGCTACGCTTCACCGCAAGCACCGCTGTTTTCGGTTGGCTCTTCCGGCATCGAAATGGCGTTGGGTGCCCACTGGCAACAGGCCGAACAACTTCAACCGCAGACCGCATGGGCCGATCCCGGCCGGGCAGAGCCGTTGCTGGTCGCGTCGGGAAGCTGCTCGCCGGTCACGTCCGGGCAGATCGCCTGGGCCTTGTCGCAGGGGTTTCGGGAAGTGGTGCTGGACACTGCTGCGCTGGCCGCCCGTCCCGACGATGCAGCCCTTCTGGACGGTTATGCATCGACTATCACTGAACAGGTCAACGACGGACGCCATGTGATTCTGCATACGAACGGCGGCGAAAACGCCTCCGCGACCAACGAAATCTTTGCCCAACAGGGCCTCGACGCCAGTGCCCTTCGCGAACGCACCGCCCAGTTATACGGGACCGCGCTCGGCACCATCCTGCGGAACGTGGTTGCCCGAACCGGAGTGCAACGCCTGGTGGTGGCCGGGGGCGATACGTCCAGCTTTGCGGCCCGCGCGCTAGGCATCGAAGCCGTCGAAATGATCGCGCCGCTTTCGCCCGGCGCTCCGCTGTGTCGTGCGTACGCGCCCAACTCGCCGGTCGACGGACGGGAAGTCAACTTCAAAGGCGGTCAGGTCGGCCGGGAAGACTACTTCGGAACGGTGCTGGAGGGCAAACAACCGGCGCTGCACCCTACACATTCATAA
- a CDS encoding DinB family protein codes for MNEVEVLAKQTEEAYAWTNTLLHSIPYETWDQIPSVVDTSVTWQAGHLIMSIFFHSIITITGHPAGVHQQVPLRDYAALFTSAPPQQSLGKTKPETLQTQLQLVEQTSLRVINGLTPDDLQRPLEPTQVPHPIAKTKFEALNWNISHTMWHCGQLGLLKRIVHERFDFGLKLPD; via the coding sequence ATGAACGAAGTCGAAGTACTTGCCAAGCAAACGGAAGAGGCTTATGCCTGGACCAACACGCTGCTCCACAGCATTCCGTACGAAACCTGGGACCAGATTCCGTCCGTGGTGGACACCAGCGTGACCTGGCAGGCGGGGCATCTGATCATGAGCATTTTCTTCCATTCGATCATCACCATCACGGGACACCCTGCGGGCGTGCACCAGCAGGTTCCGTTGCGCGACTACGCTGCTCTTTTTACCAGCGCCCCGCCGCAACAGTCCCTAGGCAAAACCAAGCCGGAAACGTTGCAGACGCAGCTTCAACTCGTCGAGCAAACGTCGCTTCGCGTCATCAACGGGCTAACGCCCGACGACCTGCAACGCCCCCTGGAACCTACGCAGGTGCCCCATCCCATTGCAAAAACCAAGTTCGAAGCCCTCAACTGGAATATCAGCCACACCATGTGGCACTGCGGACAGCTTGGGCTGCTGAAACGCATCGTCCACGAGCGCTTCGACTTTGGACTCAAGCTACCTGATTGA